The Acidithiobacillus sp. genome contains the following window.
ATTGACCTGCTCCTCTCTGCATGTTCCGTCTACTCACCATTGGGGAACCAGCCTTGCCTTGTGGATATCTTCCACTGCAAACGCCCAGCGCCCCTCAGCATTTTTTAAAACCACTTTCTGATCTTCAACGCCAAGCAACTCACCCTGCACACGGCGCCGCCCTTGCATCAAACCATGCAGGTGAATCTCGGCCTGAGATCCTTTAAATCGGTCAAAATCGTGTAAATTTTTTAGCGGCCTGTCCAGCCCCGGGCTAGATACCTCCAGACGGTATGCTGCATTGATTGGATTTTCCACATCGAGCCACA
Protein-coding sequences here:
- the rimP gene encoding ribosome maturation factor RimP → MVNVEDRLYEGIAQQVGAVGCALVDARMVRAGRAVTLQVFIEKDGTAAVTIEDCAAVSRQLSLWLDVENPINAAYRLEVSSPGLDRPLKNLHDFDRFKGSQAEIHLHGLMQGRRRVQGELLGVEDQKVVLKNAEGRWAFAVEDIHKARLVPQW